Part of the Tistrella mobilis genome is shown below.
CCGGCGGCCCCAACCGCGTCGGCCCCAATCTCCACGGCGTCTACGGCCGCGAGGCCGGCAAGGCCGAGGGCTTCAAGTATTCGAATGCCGTGGCCGAGTCCGGCGTGGTCTGGACCCCTGAAAACCTCGACACCTACCTCACGGCCCCCGCAAAGTTCATCAAGGGCAACCGCATGGCCTTCGCCGGGCTTGCAAAGCCGGAAGAACGCGCCGACATCATCGCCTATCTCGCCAGCCAGAAATGAGCCGGAGCGCCCCAAGCGGTCACCGGCCCGGAAGGATCATTGACCGACAGCGCCGGACCTGACGTCTTCACCGCCGCCGCCCTGGCCCGACATCTGGGCCGGGTGATCGCCGCCCCCACCAACGCCGATGCCGGGGCGCATGCCACCCTGGAGGCGGCGGTGACGGCGGCGCGCGGCTGTACGCTCTGTGCGCCGCATCTGCCGCGCGGCCCCCGCCCGGTGCTTCGGGCCGGCGCGAGCGCCCGCATTCTGATCGTCGGGCAGGCGCCGGGCACGAAGGTTCACGAGACCGGTCTGCCCTGGAACGATGCCAGCGGCGACCGGCTGCGCGACTGGACCGGGCTCGATCGCGAGGTCTTTTACGATCCGGCCCGCATCGCCATCATACCCATGGGGTTCTGCTATCCGGGCCGCGGCACCGGCGGCGACCTGCCGCCCCGGCCGGAATGCGCCCCGGCCTGGCATCCGCGGCTGCTGCCGCATCTGCCCGAACTGCGCCTGGTGATCCTGGCCGGCGCCTAT
Proteins encoded:
- a CDS encoding c-type cytochrome, producing the protein MKTRFRIAASFRIATSFRIATLAGLAGLMLAAGPAAAEGDAAKGEKIFARCKACHTIEAGGPNRVGPNLHGVYGREAGKAEGFKYSNAVAESGVVWTPENLDTYLTAPAKFIKGNRMAFAGLAKPEERADIIAYLASQK
- a CDS encoding uracil-DNA glycosylase family protein, coding for MTDSAGPDVFTAAALARHLGRVIAAPTNADAGAHATLEAAVTAARGCTLCAPHLPRGPRPVLRAGASARILIVGQAPGTKVHETGLPWNDASGDRLRDWTGLDREVFYDPARIAIIPMGFCYPGRGTGGDLPPRPECAPAWHPRLLPHLPELRLVILAGAYAIGAYARPLLGPAFARAPLSDVVAAWETLPPGIMPLPHPSPRNRRWLRDRPWFEDRVVPALKQRVDHALGR